The window GCTCAAATGGATCTGGGTGGTGGGATCATGTCCAAGGAAATTGCTCATGGCCGAATCACAACCGTGGCAATAGAAGGCATGCGCTTCTGGAATACCGTTCATGTAGGCGATACAGTGTGTGTACACTCTGAATTGATCAAAATTGGCCGAACTTCCATTACCTTAAACATCAATGTATGGGCGACTCCGTTGGAGCGTGATAAGCGTCGCTGTGTTACTCAGGCTCTTTTTACCTATGTGGCATTGGATGAAAATCGCCGGCCTATTCCGGTGAAGCGTCGCGTTAACGACTGATTTCCGAACGATTTGGAAAAGAATAGAATCATATTGTTTTTAATTCTCTAAACGCATTGACAAGAGGGATCAATAAGACCTATGTTACGCACTCTTTTCCGGTGGACTCCATCGGGATGATCTTTGGAAACAGTG of the Spartobacteria bacterium genome contains:
- a CDS encoding acyl-CoA thioesterase translates to MPDEPRGELVIRTIALPKDTNSYGDVFGGWLLAQMDLGGGIMSKEIAHGRITTVAIEGMRFWNTVHVGDTVCVHSELIKIGRTSITLNINVWATPLERDKRRCVTQALFTYVALDENRRPIPVKRRVND